The following proteins are encoded in a genomic region of Actinomadura sp. NAK00032:
- a CDS encoding MoxR family ATPase encodes MSTTVAEAGAINGEDAMLAADAFARMAAGVGRVAHSAPATVRLILTAFATGGHVLLEDLPGMGKTTLARALAAVTGGSVRRVQCTPDLLPSDITGVTIFNERTREFEFHSGPVFANVLIVDEINRTSPKTQSALLEVMQERQVTVDGTAHPVPRPFLVVATQNPVDLEGTFPLPEAQLDRFLMRLSLGYPGEEAELSLMRNAAPADPETLEPVLDGTEVARLNAVAEQVIFADPVYDYVLRLAQRTRRHTRLRAGVSMRASIALCRAARMYALADGRVYVTPDDVRALVGPVWGHRLVPLAGIATAEESAVLLDEVLAEVPVPGPHENRR; translated from the coding sequence GTGAGCACCACTGTGGCCGAGGCCGGCGCGATCAACGGCGAGGACGCGATGCTGGCCGCCGACGCCTTCGCGCGGATGGCGGCGGGCGTCGGCAGGGTCGCGCACAGCGCCCCCGCGACGGTGCGGCTGATCCTCACCGCGTTCGCCACGGGCGGGCACGTCCTGCTGGAGGACCTGCCCGGCATGGGCAAGACCACGCTGGCCCGCGCGCTGGCGGCGGTGACCGGCGGGTCGGTCCGCCGCGTGCAGTGCACTCCCGACCTGCTGCCGTCCGACATCACCGGTGTGACGATCTTCAACGAGCGGACCCGGGAGTTCGAGTTCCACTCCGGCCCCGTCTTCGCCAACGTCCTCATCGTGGACGAGATCAACCGGACCTCGCCCAAGACGCAGTCGGCCCTGCTGGAGGTCATGCAGGAGCGGCAGGTGACCGTGGACGGGACCGCGCACCCGGTGCCCCGGCCGTTCCTGGTGGTCGCCACGCAGAACCCCGTCGACCTGGAGGGCACGTTCCCGCTCCCGGAGGCCCAGCTCGACCGGTTCCTGATGCGGCTGTCGCTGGGGTACCCGGGGGAGGAGGCGGAGCTGTCGCTGATGCGCAACGCGGCCCCGGCCGATCCGGAGACCCTGGAGCCGGTGCTGGACGGCACGGAGGTGGCGCGCCTGAACGCCGTCGCCGAACAGGTCATCTTCGCCGACCCGGTGTACGACTACGTGTTGCGGCTGGCCCAGCGGACCCGCCGGCACACGCGGCTGCGGGCCGGGGTGTCGATGCGCGCGTCCATCGCTCTGTGCCGGGCGGCGCGCATGTACGCGCTGGCCGACGGCCGCGTGTACGTCACCCCCGACGACGTCAGGGCCCTGGTCGGGCCCGTGTGGGGGCACCGGCTGGTACCTCTGGCGGGCATCGCCACCGCGGAGGAGAGCGCCGTGCTGCTGGACGAGGTCCTGGCCGAGGTACCGGTACCGGGGCCGCACGAGAACCGGCGCTAG
- a CDS encoding DUF58 domain-containing protein yields the protein MAGGTTRLTRRGWGLVASGAVLAGGGLGLGYLAPGALGALVFPTVGLAMALARPPRPARVRRRVTATRVRAGESVTVIVESDGPGEGRVTAAERVTGPAGTLVLPLGPARARIRYELSAQRRGFLDVGPLDLVRTDPLGLARAARTAGDETVRLLVHPRHHELTVLPAAGGGGRDTSSAATRATEGSFAGLRELAPGDDVRRIHWRTSARRGRLMVRENADSARPGVTVLVDDRHGRAELDALAEAAASIVVSGPDLPVELRLAGGGYSPPSAGVTAHLDLLAEATSRPDADFTAACARLRAGSGRAVVLLSARATPADIAAAMDALATRRVLSLVALVGPASGAQPPAAPPGVRLLQADTAEAFAAGWNRSRWWTR from the coding sequence ATGGCAGGCGGCACGACTCGGCTCACCCGCCGCGGCTGGGGGCTGGTCGCCTCCGGGGCCGTCCTCGCGGGCGGCGGTCTCGGCCTGGGCTACCTGGCGCCGGGCGCGCTGGGTGCGCTCGTGTTCCCCACCGTCGGCCTCGCCATGGCGCTGGCCAGGCCGCCCCGCCCGGCGCGGGTGCGCCGCCGTGTCACGGCCACGCGGGTGCGCGCCGGCGAGTCCGTCACCGTCATCGTCGAATCGGACGGCCCCGGCGAGGGACGCGTGACCGCCGCCGAACGCGTCACCGGGCCGGCCGGGACGCTCGTCCTCCCGCTCGGCCCGGCCCGCGCCCGGATCCGCTACGAGCTGTCCGCGCAGCGGCGGGGCTTCCTCGACGTCGGCCCGCTCGACCTCGTCCGCACCGACCCGCTGGGCCTCGCACGGGCCGCCCGGACGGCCGGCGACGAGACCGTGCGGCTCCTCGTGCATCCCCGCCACCACGAGCTCACCGTCCTGCCCGCGGCCGGCGGCGGCGGGCGGGACACCTCCTCGGCGGCGACCCGGGCGACCGAGGGCTCCTTCGCGGGGCTGCGCGAACTCGCGCCGGGCGACGACGTCCGCCGGATCCACTGGCGCACCTCGGCCCGCCGCGGGCGCCTGATGGTGCGCGAGAACGCCGACTCGGCCCGGCCCGGCGTCACCGTGCTCGTCGACGACCGCCACGGCCGGGCGGAGCTGGACGCCCTCGCCGAGGCGGCGGCCTCGATCGTGGTGTCCGGCCCGGACCTCCCGGTCGAGCTGCGGCTGGCGGGCGGCGGGTACTCGCCCCCGTCCGCCGGCGTCACCGCGCACCTGGACCTGCTCGCCGAGGCGACGTCCCGCCCCGACGCCGACTTCACCGCCGCCTGCGCGCGGCTGCGCGCGGGCAGCGGCCGCGCGGTCGTCCTGCTGTCCGCCCGGGCGACCCCAGCGGACATCGCCGCCGCGATGGACGCCCTCGCCACGAGGCGCGTCCTGTCGCTGGTCGCGCTGGTGGGCCCCGCGTCCGGCGCGCAGCCGCCCGCCGCGCCTCCCGGCGTGCGGCTGCTGCAGGCGGACACGGCGGAGGCCTTCGCCGCCGGCTGGAACCGGAGCCGCTGGTGGACGCGGTGA
- a CDS encoding transglutaminase-like domain-containing protein, whose translation MDAVNRGRALLAAAAVTLAAAASSPLLAAGYERPAPVAAVLACTAIAAVAVTSAAHRLLRGLGPIAVLAGLPVAAIGLVVVAARAPGPVREPVPGAVDALLHSGARILTTAPHPPATVDLLAFPLLAVWLAGAIATVLRRDGRVLPALLPGAVLLAGAAALNPETAGAGYWSAALLAGAAALVLASAPPDAPDSAAAGFTVQVRAPEAARARRRPLPRVAAAGTAVACAVALPGIGAAVAAPGMLESWPVRASDPRRQGELPDKPREVRNPMAYLSEWSAAPDLPLMTVSGGRTPLRWVALAEFTGTMWIPDATYTPAGPTLPPAETVPPRTTRSTVQVKVQNLPGDWLPVPGIPTRVDGMAVGHDAGSGTLLSLNGPVAGHSYTASGTVPDWTGWRGTDAMAASGTGFERYLRLPPGAPARLDEIARKAAGDGGPHQRASRIAEYLRDSYTFRPGVPGGHGYARLGKLLVPPGRRGGGATSEQFASAFAVLARAAGLPSRVVVGFGPAHDGTTVRSGDAVAWGEIYYEGVGWVSYDPNPRKRSAAAPTPRPGDRTTDDGTYRDDGAGDQAGTGARGGEAPPGDGGGYAVLAVPPLVLLLLFLTMVPLLRLRAQRRSLQGAARERILSAWTELLVAMRLAGLTLPASATTADVSALLAARLPGTAPGPLRRLAAQVDAAGFGGPVTRQDAAFASAQVRALAAGLRRSSSPLRRLAWWSDPRAPLWSARPSRLTRRARTGRGK comes from the coding sequence GTGGACGCGGTGAACCGGGGACGGGCCCTGCTCGCCGCCGCCGCGGTGACCCTGGCCGCGGCGGCGTCGTCGCCGCTCCTCGCCGCCGGGTACGAGCGGCCGGCACCGGTGGCGGCCGTGCTGGCCTGCACCGCGATCGCGGCGGTGGCCGTCACGTCGGCGGCGCACCGGCTGCTGCGCGGCCTCGGGCCCATCGCGGTGCTCGCCGGGCTCCCCGTGGCCGCCATCGGGCTCGTCGTGGTGGCCGCCCGGGCTCCCGGGCCGGTGCGGGAGCCGGTGCCCGGGGCGGTGGACGCCCTGCTGCACTCGGGGGCCCGCATCCTGACCACGGCGCCGCACCCCCCGGCGACCGTGGACCTGCTGGCGTTCCCCCTGCTGGCGGTCTGGCTCGCCGGAGCGATCGCGACCGTGCTGCGCCGCGACGGCCGCGTCCTGCCCGCGCTGCTGCCCGGTGCGGTGCTCCTGGCCGGGGCCGCCGCGCTCAACCCGGAGACGGCCGGGGCCGGGTACTGGTCGGCGGCACTGCTGGCCGGGGCCGCCGCGCTGGTGCTGGCCTCTGCCCCGCCCGACGCCCCCGACTCCGCAGCTGCGGGCTTCACCGTCCAGGTACGGGCCCCGGAGGCGGCGCGCGCGCGGCGGCGGCCCCTTCCGCGCGTCGCCGCGGCGGGGACGGCGGTGGCCTGCGCCGTGGCCCTTCCAGGGATCGGCGCGGCGGTCGCCGCGCCCGGCATGCTGGAGTCCTGGCCGGTACGGGCGTCCGATCCGCGCAGGCAGGGCGAGCTCCCCGACAAGCCGCGCGAGGTCCGCAACCCGATGGCCTACCTGTCGGAATGGTCGGCCGCGCCCGATCTGCCGCTGATGACGGTGTCGGGCGGGCGGACGCCGCTGCGCTGGGTCGCGCTCGCGGAGTTCACCGGAACGATGTGGATTCCCGACGCCACCTACACCCCGGCGGGTCCGACCCTGCCGCCCGCCGAGACCGTCCCGCCGCGGACGACCCGGAGCACGGTTCAGGTGAAGGTCCAGAACCTGCCCGGCGACTGGCTGCCGGTCCCCGGCATCCCCACCCGGGTGGACGGGATGGCGGTCGGCCACGACGCGGGCTCCGGCACGCTGCTGTCCCTGAACGGCCCGGTGGCGGGGCACTCGTACACGGCGAGCGGGACCGTCCCCGACTGGACCGGATGGCGGGGCACCGACGCCATGGCCGCCTCCGGAACCGGTTTCGAGCGCTACCTGCGCCTCCCGCCCGGTGCCCCGGCCCGCCTGGACGAGATCGCGCGGAAGGCGGCCGGCGACGGCGGCCCGCACCAGCGGGCGTCGCGGATCGCCGAGTACCTGCGCGACTCCTACACCTTCCGGCCGGGCGTCCCGGGCGGGCACGGCTACGCCAGGCTCGGCAAGCTGCTGGTCCCGCCGGGCCGCCGGGGCGGCGGCGCCACCTCCGAGCAATTTGCCAGCGCGTTCGCGGTCCTCGCCCGGGCCGCCGGGCTGCCGAGCCGGGTGGTGGTCGGGTTCGGACCTGCCCACGACGGCACGACGGTCCGCAGCGGCGACGCGGTGGCCTGGGGCGAGATCTACTACGAGGGCGTGGGCTGGGTCTCCTACGACCCCAACCCGCGCAAGCGCTCGGCCGCGGCCCCGACACCGCGGCCGGGAGACCGGACGACGGACGACGGCACCTACCGCGACGACGGCGCCGGCGACCAGGCGGGCACCGGCGCGCGCGGCGGCGAGGCGCCGCCGGGAGACGGCGGAGGGTACGCCGTCCTGGCCGTCCCGCCGCTGGTCCTGCTCCTGCTCTTCCTGACGATGGTGCCGCTGCTGCGGCTGCGGGCTCAGCGCAGGTCGCTGCAGGGCGCGGCGCGCGAGCGGATCCTGTCCGCCTGGACGGAGCTGCTGGTGGCGATGCGGCTCGCGGGCCTCACCCTGCCCGCGTCCGCCACCACGGCCGACGTGTCGGCGCTCCTCGCGGCGCGGCTGCCGGGCACCGCGCCCGGACCGCTGCGGCGGCTGGCCGCGCAGGTGGACGCGGCGGGCTTCGGCGGCCCGGTCACCCGGCAGGACGCCGCGTTCGCCTCCGCGCAGGTCCGCGCCCTGGCCGCGGGCCTGCGACGCTCCAGCTCACCGCTTCGCCGCCTGGCATGGTGGTCGGACCCGCGCGCACCGCTCTGGTCGGCCCGGCCGTCCCGCCTGACACGGCGGGCGCGGACGGGCCGGGGGAAGTGA
- a CDS encoding DUF6668 family protein, giving the protein MTDAAQWTAAPEGPPNAVAGAPRPGDVRGGRFHARAVTPARLAPPPTSSLGLAGYSGPGPALWISSCHGGAGASTLAALIPFGRSTGRYWPAPDPPGQAPVILVARTHAAGLRAAQAAAGQWAAGVLPNVRLLGLVAIADAPGKLPKPLKDLLRLISGGVPQVWELPWVEALRLGDPPEQVRLPSAYARLAQDLNRIISEDAHA; this is encoded by the coding sequence GTGACGGACGCGGCGCAGTGGACGGCCGCTCCCGAGGGCCCGCCGAACGCGGTCGCCGGCGCTCCCCGGCCGGGTGACGTCCGCGGCGGCCGGTTCCACGCGCGGGCGGTCACACCCGCCCGGCTGGCGCCGCCGCCGACGAGTTCGCTGGGTCTCGCCGGGTACAGCGGCCCCGGCCCCGCCCTCTGGATCTCCTCATGCCACGGGGGAGCCGGCGCCTCCACGCTGGCCGCGCTCATCCCCTTCGGCAGGAGCACCGGACGGTACTGGCCGGCTCCCGACCCGCCCGGGCAGGCCCCGGTGATCCTTGTGGCGCGCACCCACGCCGCCGGCCTCCGCGCGGCCCAGGCCGCCGCCGGGCAGTGGGCCGCGGGTGTACTGCCGAACGTGCGACTGCTGGGGCTGGTGGCCATCGCCGATGCCCCCGGAAAACTGCCGAAGCCCCTGAAGGACCTGCTGCGCCTCATTTCCGGAGGCGTACCGCAGGTCTGGGAGCTTCCCTGGGTCGAGGCCCTGCGCCTCGGCGACCCCCCGGAGCAGGTCAGACTGCCGTCCGCATACGCGCGGCTGGCCCAAGACCTCAATCGCATCATCTCGGAGGACGCACATGCTTGA
- a CDS encoding SCO6880 family protein produces MASEYHEPTYGNWRKPVSPGIGRLGLAGTLILMVGLIVVTMMAMVSTLAALISAVLLGLAMLPLVIQDQHGRTALQSATARLNWWWGRSQGWHLYRSGPLSVIPFGSCRLPGLLAASRLVEGRDSYGRPFALVVIPSTRHYTVVFECNADGAALVDQRQVDAWVSHWGHWLASLGYEPGLVGASVTIETAPDLGHRLREEIHSHTDPNAPALARAALEEIVWNYPVGSARVSTRIAVTYGALPHAGGKRRDQDAMVREIGMRIPGLISGLEMTGAGAARPMTAAQLARAVRLAYDPGAQSNLDAAENAEAPWEDAGPAAAQEAWDHYVHDSGHSITWGMTEAPRGEVLSNVMTGLVAPHHDIARKRVTFLYRPHDPASAARIVERDRKDTRFRLDGNTSAARNEIDVMKSDQSAIEEARGAGVTRFTVLVTATVRSAEELSVAAAAVDTLSAPARLRLRRMYGAQSSAFAAALPLGVVLPDHLQVPALVRESM; encoded by the coding sequence ATGGCATCCGAGTATCACGAGCCCACGTACGGAAACTGGCGTAAACCGGTCTCCCCGGGAATCGGGCGGCTGGGCCTGGCCGGCACCCTGATCCTCATGGTGGGGCTCATCGTCGTCACCATGATGGCCATGGTGTCGACGCTGGCCGCCCTGATCAGTGCGGTGCTGCTGGGGCTGGCCATGCTTCCGCTGGTCATCCAGGACCAGCACGGGCGGACCGCGCTCCAGTCGGCCACGGCCCGGTTGAACTGGTGGTGGGGTCGTTCGCAGGGCTGGCATCTCTACCGTTCGGGGCCGCTGAGCGTCATCCCGTTCGGGTCGTGCCGGCTGCCGGGGCTGCTCGCCGCGTCCCGGCTGGTGGAAGGCCGTGACTCCTACGGGCGGCCGTTCGCCCTGGTCGTGATCCCGTCCACCCGGCACTACACCGTTGTGTTCGAGTGCAACGCCGACGGGGCGGCGCTGGTCGATCAGAGGCAGGTCGACGCGTGGGTCTCCCACTGGGGACACTGGCTGGCCTCGCTGGGCTACGAACCGGGTCTGGTCGGCGCGAGCGTCACTATCGAGACCGCCCCCGACCTCGGCCATCGCCTCCGGGAAGAGATCCACTCCCACACCGATCCGAACGCTCCGGCGCTGGCCCGGGCGGCCCTGGAAGAGATCGTCTGGAACTACCCCGTGGGCAGCGCACGGGTCTCCACCCGCATCGCCGTCACCTATGGGGCCCTACCGCATGCCGGAGGCAAGCGCCGCGACCAGGACGCCATGGTGCGGGAGATCGGGATGCGCATCCCCGGGCTGATCTCGGGGTTGGAGATGACCGGCGCCGGGGCCGCTCGCCCGATGACCGCCGCCCAGCTCGCCCGCGCCGTGCGGCTCGCCTACGACCCCGGCGCGCAGTCGAACCTGGACGCCGCCGAGAATGCGGAAGCGCCCTGGGAGGACGCAGGACCGGCCGCGGCGCAGGAAGCGTGGGACCACTACGTCCACGACAGCGGCCATTCCATCACCTGGGGCATGACGGAGGCGCCGCGCGGCGAGGTGCTGTCCAACGTGATGACCGGTCTGGTGGCCCCGCACCATGACATCGCGCGCAAGCGCGTCACCTTTCTCTACCGGCCGCACGATCCGGCCTCCGCGGCCCGGATCGTGGAACGGGACCGCAAGGACACGCGCTTCCGTCTCGACGGAAACACCAGCGCGGCGCGGAACGAGATCGACGTCATGAAGAGCGATCAGTCGGCCATTGAGGAGGCCCGGGGCGCGGGGGTGACCCGGTTCACCGTCCTCGTCACCGCCACCGTCCGTTCGGCCGAGGAACTGTCGGTCGCCGCGGCGGCCGTCGACACGCTCTCGGCCCCGGCGCGCCTGCGGTTGCGGCGGATGTACGGGGCGCAGTCGTCGGCGTTCGCGGCGGCTCTCCCGCTGGGCGTCGTCCTGCCCGATCACCTTCAGGTCCCCGCGCTGGTGAGGGAGTCCATGTGA
- a CDS encoding ATP/GTP-binding protein — protein sequence MSRGKTKPGKDAEKPGKDTKKSGKAEPKPGFRGFSRRGGGRASYVEMPSEWRGTTVQVCGMWPFGAGSGTPMIGVPLGRELTTGAALCCDPISWFQRANLIHNPSALVLGKPGLGKSTMIRRMLLGLVGQGVFPMVLGDLKPDYVDLIRAMGGQIIKLGRGLGALNVLDPGATAAAAAMLPEQARVKLVADAHGRRLNMVAALLTVLRGGPIADTERTVLNAALRVLDERHPGVPVLPDLIRVIDEGPERLRSVTLARGDDARYRAAVDPLHASLLGVLDGPMGEAFSRHTTTAIDLNNPGGVCIDISGIDDADAELQAAVLLACWSDGFGAVEAAHALADEGLAPRRHFFVVLDELWRVLRSGRGLVDRVDALTRLNRQRGAGQVMITHTMADLLSLADQADRMKARGFAERAGMVICGGLPQAEMPMVNEVVRMSSVEERMIVDWSTPPSWNPDMNRDSEPPGRGRFLVKVGGRPGIPFKVELTSVEMEVNDTNKRWTNSTTMPGAHAV from the coding sequence GTGAGCAGGGGCAAGACGAAGCCGGGCAAGGACGCGGAGAAGCCCGGCAAGGACACGAAGAAGTCCGGCAAGGCCGAGCCGAAACCCGGTTTCAGGGGCTTCAGCCGCCGCGGCGGAGGGCGCGCCTCCTACGTGGAGATGCCTTCGGAGTGGCGCGGGACCACCGTCCAGGTGTGCGGGATGTGGCCGTTCGGGGCCGGGTCGGGAACGCCGATGATCGGTGTGCCGCTCGGCCGGGAGCTGACCACGGGGGCGGCCCTGTGCTGCGATCCGATCTCGTGGTTCCAGCGCGCCAACCTCATCCACAACCCGTCGGCACTTGTGCTCGGCAAGCCAGGGCTGGGCAAGTCGACCATGATTCGCCGGATGCTGCTGGGACTCGTCGGGCAGGGCGTGTTCCCCATGGTCCTCGGCGACCTCAAGCCCGACTACGTCGACCTGATCCGGGCGATGGGCGGGCAGATCATCAAGCTCGGCCGCGGCCTCGGGGCGTTGAACGTGCTCGATCCCGGAGCGACGGCCGCCGCCGCGGCCATGCTTCCGGAGCAGGCGCGGGTCAAACTGGTCGCGGACGCGCACGGCCGGCGGCTGAACATGGTCGCCGCGCTGCTGACGGTCCTGCGCGGCGGCCCGATCGCCGACACCGAGCGCACCGTCCTCAACGCTGCCCTGCGAGTGCTGGACGAGCGTCACCCCGGCGTGCCCGTCCTGCCGGACCTCATCAGGGTGATCGACGAGGGACCGGAGCGGCTGCGCTCCGTGACCCTCGCCCGCGGGGACGACGCGCGGTACCGCGCGGCCGTCGACCCGCTGCACGCCTCGCTGCTCGGAGTGCTGGACGGCCCGATGGGGGAGGCGTTCTCGCGGCACACCACCACCGCGATCGACCTGAACAATCCGGGCGGCGTCTGCATCGACATCAGCGGGATCGACGACGCCGACGCCGAACTCCAGGCGGCCGTCCTGCTGGCCTGCTGGTCGGACGGGTTCGGCGCGGTGGAGGCCGCGCACGCGCTGGCCGACGAGGGGCTGGCGCCGCGGCGGCACTTCTTCGTCGTCCTGGACGAGTTGTGGCGGGTCCTGCGGTCCGGACGCGGCCTGGTGGACCGGGTCGACGCCCTCACCCGCCTCAACCGGCAGCGCGGCGCGGGCCAGGTGATGATCACGCACACCATGGCCGACCTGCTGTCACTGGCCGATCAGGCCGACCGGATGAAGGCCAGGGGCTTCGCCGAACGTGCCGGCATGGTGATCTGCGGCGGGTTGCCGCAGGCGGAGATGCCCATGGTGAACGAGGTGGTCCGGATGTCGTCCGTCGAGGAACGCATGATCGTCGACTGGTCGACGCCGCCCTCCTGGAACCCCGACATGAACCGGGACAGCGAGCCCCCAGGACGGGGCAGGTTCCTCGTCAAGGTCGGCGGCCGCCCCGGCATCCCGTTCAAGGTGGAGCTCACCTCCGTCGAAATGGAGGTCAACGACACCAACAAGCGCTGGACCAACTCGACCACTATGCCCGGCGCACACGCCGTCTGA
- a CDS encoding type IV secretory system conjugative DNA transfer family protein, whose amino-acid sequence MIGLGFAAFLMGGATCFLIWLAGQLSGLLTGHGWPDSSPSDALQIAYNFVRSPGDPQSAWPPAAAAAIGSSVMFFFLLIVLLALATVFVVFAVRVLLNVRRHRPVRRMRLGYASGWEVRKLLSAQTALRKAPQVRPSTAAMSPRDVKPEDVGFYLGRDVRSRRKLYASIEDTAVIVSAPRQGKDVHFVTPFTIDAPGPCIVTSTRRETFINTVMARAQVGEVYVFDPYNWTGWPNRMRWSPLQGCEDPNVCAVRSATLVQSSQFSISEEGTHLTGVLTIIRCLLHAGAIGKVNFRRVMDWVHDADPDEAIEILRTSEKAAPGYAAQLEFQRSSHRSWSTVIQVMHCFSHPNVLEDCSPPPGEEFDFIKFLKGRNTLYFVGKQQPDWGGIAPVVTTIIEQYFRSARGTAMKNPTGRLDPPLTFELNQATDICPLGGLPMYMGESGGYSIAVHVYLTSLADARARWGGDGAARLWENSSIKIVSGGAGSTKDLDELSGLVGKDHGQQVLRPEELRTMPFGRAVVVAGTARPVEMWLTPWWKRKDGDVIAQGKKAAEQMIERSVAQQAAGAGPAPDPITAEERDSRPRS is encoded by the coding sequence TTGATCGGTCTCGGATTCGCGGCCTTTCTGATGGGCGGCGCGACCTGCTTCCTGATCTGGCTCGCGGGCCAACTGTCCGGCCTTCTCACCGGGCACGGCTGGCCTGACTCGAGTCCCAGTGACGCCCTGCAGATCGCCTACAACTTCGTGCGAAGTCCCGGCGATCCGCAGAGTGCGTGGCCGCCCGCGGCGGCCGCCGCGATCGGGTCCTCCGTGATGTTCTTCTTCCTGCTCATCGTGCTGCTCGCCCTGGCAACGGTGTTCGTCGTCTTCGCGGTACGGGTCCTGCTGAACGTGCGGCGCCACCGCCCCGTCCGACGGATGCGCCTGGGGTACGCGTCCGGCTGGGAGGTGCGGAAGCTCCTGAGTGCCCAGACCGCCCTGCGCAAGGCGCCCCAGGTCCGGCCGTCCACCGCGGCCATGTCCCCGCGCGACGTGAAGCCCGAGGACGTGGGCTTCTACCTCGGACGCGACGTCAGGTCCCGGCGGAAGCTGTACGCGTCGATCGAGGACACCGCGGTCATCGTCTCGGCACCGAGGCAGGGAAAGGACGTACATTTCGTCACGCCCTTCACCATCGACGCGCCCGGCCCCTGCATCGTCACCTCCACCCGGCGCGAGACGTTCATCAACACCGTGATGGCCCGTGCGCAGGTCGGTGAGGTGTACGTGTTCGACCCGTACAACTGGACCGGATGGCCGAACCGGATGCGCTGGTCACCGTTGCAGGGATGCGAGGACCCGAACGTGTGCGCGGTCCGGTCGGCGACGCTCGTCCAGTCCAGCCAGTTCAGCATCTCCGAGGAGGGGACCCACCTGACGGGGGTGCTGACCATCATCCGCTGCCTGCTGCACGCCGGCGCGATCGGCAAGGTCAACTTCCGCCGGGTGATGGACTGGGTCCACGACGCCGATCCCGACGAGGCCATCGAGATCCTGCGCACCAGTGAGAAGGCCGCTCCGGGGTACGCGGCGCAGTTGGAGTTCCAGCGGAGTTCCCACCGGTCCTGGTCCACCGTCATCCAGGTCATGCACTGCTTCTCACACCCGAACGTGCTGGAGGACTGCTCGCCGCCCCCCGGTGAGGAGTTCGACTTCATCAAGTTCCTGAAGGGGCGCAACACCCTGTACTTCGTCGGGAAGCAGCAGCCCGACTGGGGCGGCATCGCGCCGGTCGTCACCACGATCATCGAGCAGTACTTCCGGAGCGCCCGCGGTACGGCCATGAAGAACCCGACCGGACGCCTCGACCCGCCGCTGACCTTCGAGCTGAACCAGGCCACCGACATCTGCCCGCTGGGCGGTCTCCCCATGTACATGGGCGAGTCGGGTGGTTACTCCATCGCCGTCCACGTCTACCTGACCTCACTGGCGGACGCGCGCGCCCGATGGGGCGGGGACGGTGCCGCCCGCCTGTGGGAGAACTCGTCGATCAAGATCGTCTCGGGCGGCGCCGGAAGCACCAAGGACCTCGACGAGCTCTCCGGTCTCGTGGGCAAGGACCACGGCCAGCAGGTGCTGCGTCCCGAGGAGCTCAGGACCATGCCCTTCGGCCGCGCGGTGGTCGTCGCGGGCACGGCCCGTCCCGTGGAGATGTGGCTCACCCCGTGGTGGAAGCGCAAGGACGGGGACGTCATCGCCCAGGGCAAGAAGGCCGCTGAACAGATGATCGAGCGGAGCGTCGCGCAGCAGGCGGCCGGGGCGGGCCCCGCCCCGGACCCGATCACCGCGGAAGAGCGGGACTCCCGGCCGCGGAGCTGA